From one Microcoleus sp. FACHB-831 genomic stretch:
- a CDS encoding phosphatidate cytidylyltransferase, translating into MPWTRIYSGIIAIALALGMLILGGWYFTLGIGLIVYLGQLEYFQLTRAKGMAPAGKTTLVVSQVLLVTAALAPSLTDAMFSLAGTLICFYLLFQPKFASIADISASILGLFYGGYLPSYWVRLRVDLSPAVATTLPLNGFWPENFSNFHALPEGLTLTLLAFLCIWAADIGAYTFGKFFGRTRLSDISPKKTVEGAVFGVVGSIAVAAAGAWYLNWPSWEFTGAALGLLIGIASLLGDLTESMMKRDAGVKDSGQLIPGHGGILDRADSYVFTAPLVYYFVTLVLPLLSHS; encoded by the coding sequence ATGCCTTGGACACGTATCTATAGTGGAATAATTGCGATCGCGCTTGCTTTGGGAATGCTCATCCTTGGTGGATGGTACTTCACCCTTGGCATCGGCCTCATTGTCTATCTGGGTCAATTAGAGTATTTTCAGCTGACTCGCGCCAAGGGTATGGCCCCAGCTGGCAAAACCACCCTCGTGGTTAGCCAGGTGCTGCTAGTTACCGCCGCCCTAGCGCCATCGCTGACAGATGCCATGTTTTCGTTAGCAGGAACCCTGATCTGTTTCTACCTGCTATTTCAGCCCAAGTTTGCCTCAATTGCGGATATCTCAGCTTCTATCTTGGGATTGTTCTACGGCGGCTATCTGCCCAGTTATTGGGTACGGTTGCGCGTAGACCTCTCGCCTGCTGTCGCCACCACATTACCCTTGAATGGCTTCTGGCCGGAAAACTTTTCCAATTTCCACGCCCTCCCAGAAGGATTAACTTTAACCCTTCTGGCTTTCCTGTGTATCTGGGCGGCTGATATTGGTGCCTATACTTTCGGCAAGTTTTTCGGTCGCACTCGCCTTTCCGATATCAGCCCTAAAAAGACTGTCGAAGGAGCAGTTTTTGGCGTTGTAGGTAGTATCGCCGTAGCAGCCGCTGGAGCTTGGTATCTCAACTGGCCCAGTTGGGAGTTCACTGGAGCCGCTTTGGGGCTATTGATTGGTATAGCTAGCCTTTTGGGAGACTTAACAGAGTCGATGATGAAGCGAGACGCGGGGGTAAAAGACTCAGGCCAGTTGATTCCAGGTCACGGTGGAATTTTAGATCGCGCCGACAGTTATGTTTTTACTGCACCGTTGGTTTATTATTTCGTGACGCTAGTTTTGCCGCTATTATCTCATTCTTAG
- a CDS encoding DUF4126 domain-containing protein gives MIEILAALSASAAAGMRIALPLLVIGLLSEDLWSKVPLLSRVPPPIVIGVLTSWSLFELFASKKLLGQRVLQVVQLLFSPIVGAIMGIAVAQLTDVPIAFIWIIGTVGGLLAFVLQLVQVGWFYRLRGLPLWIVFIQDALCISLVFFAFDAPRSGGLIAMMLLWLAVRSSKEWYRWYRGHKKAESRSKEPE, from the coding sequence ATGATTGAAATCCTAGCCGCTCTCTCAGCATCGGCTGCGGCAGGAATGAGAATCGCCCTGCCCCTTCTGGTCATTGGCCTATTGAGTGAAGATCTCTGGTCTAAAGTACCGCTTTTATCTAGAGTTCCTCCTCCTATAGTGATAGGGGTGCTTACGAGTTGGTCGTTGTTTGAGTTATTTGCTTCCAAAAAGCTACTGGGTCAGCGCGTGTTGCAAGTTGTCCAGCTGCTCTTCAGCCCGATTGTGGGAGCCATTATGGGTATTGCTGTGGCTCAACTCACCGATGTTCCAATTGCATTCATTTGGATTATCGGTACGGTGGGTGGCTTATTAGCTTTCGTATTGCAGCTTGTTCAAGTTGGGTGGTTCTATCGCTTGCGCGGCTTACCCCTATGGATCGTCTTTATCCAAGACGCTTTGTGCATTTCGCTTGTTTTTTTTGCCTTTGATGCTCCCAGGTCTGGAGGATTAATTGCTATGATGCTCCTTTGGCTGGCAGTCCGCAGCTCTAAGGAGTGGTATCGCTGGTATAGAGGTCACAAAAAGGCTGAAAGTCGCTCTAAGGAACCAGAGTAA
- the tnpA gene encoding IS200/IS605 family transposase: MFNLTREGGFCLCSREFYSPKQFKICLSIHKADDLNYAFLTQMRSNFTQLYLHCVWATWDRLPLITPDIQKQLYSAIIGECNQLGCTVIAVGGVEDHIHLLTGFSTTVTVSNLIKQIKGSSSHLITHEIKPGEFFKWQGSYGAFTVSHDAIDKVADYIRNQRIHHHQKSLISTWEINTD, translated from the coding sequence ATGTTCAATTTAACCCGCGAAGGCGGGTTTTGTCTGTGTAGCCGCGAATTCTATTCGCCAAAACAATTTAAAATATGCCTCAGCATCCATAAAGCAGACGATTTAAATTATGCGTTTCTAACACAAATGAGGTCAAATTTCACGCAGTTATATCTCCATTGCGTTTGGGCAACATGGGATAGATTGCCTTTAATTACACCAGATATTCAGAAGCAGCTTTATTCAGCGATTATTGGAGAGTGCAACCAGCTAGGATGTACAGTCATTGCCGTTGGTGGCGTTGAGGATCATATCCATCTCTTAACAGGTTTTTCGACTACTGTAACCGTATCTAACCTGATTAAGCAAATCAAGGGCAGTTCATCTCATCTAATTACCCACGAAATAAAACCTGGTGAATTTTTTAAATGGCAAGGCAGCTACGGGGCTTTTACTGTTAGCCATGATGCTATAGATAAGGTGGCTGACTATATCAGAAATCAGCGCATTCACCATCATCAAAAATCACTGATTTCTACTTGGGAAATAAATACGGACTAA
- the argJ gene encoding bifunctional ornithine acetyltransferase/N-acetylglutamate synthase: MSDWQVISGGVTAPRGFRAAGIRAGLKPSGLPDLALIVSDVEAIAAGVFTTSVVRAAPIDYCRQRLQAKHSARAILCNAGQANAATGEQGWLDTLESAMMLGQALNIPSESVLIASTGVIGQRIKMDALKAGIPNLVAAVSETGGDAAAKAICTTDLVPKSIALETTIGDRTVRIGGMCKGSGMIHPNMATMLAFVTCDAAVSPSLWQKMLSRAADQSFNQITVDGDTSTNDSLFALANGQSRTPAITEMGAEAEKLEAMLTEVCQYLAKAIARDGEGATCLIEVQVTGAVDEEAARKVAKTIVGSSLVKSAIFGRDPNWGRIAAAAGRAGVAFDQENLRIQLGDFLMMEHGQPQQFDRAAASAYLKAAAAGAYLKEDTVLISVSIGNGAGSGTAWGCDLSYDYVKINAEYTT; encoded by the coding sequence ATGTCAGACTGGCAGGTAATTAGCGGTGGGGTTACTGCGCCGAGAGGATTTCGGGCAGCGGGAATTAGGGCAGGGCTGAAACCTTCAGGATTACCAGATTTAGCATTGATTGTGTCGGATGTAGAAGCGATCGCGGCTGGTGTGTTCACTACATCTGTTGTTCGCGCCGCACCTATAGACTATTGTCGCCAACGACTGCAAGCCAAACATAGTGCGCGTGCTATTCTCTGCAATGCCGGACAAGCGAATGCGGCTACAGGCGAACAAGGGTGGTTGGATACTCTAGAAAGTGCAATGATGCTGGGGCAAGCGCTGAATATTCCCTCAGAATCAGTATTGATAGCGTCTACTGGCGTAATCGGACAACGGATTAAGATGGACGCGCTAAAGGCGGGGATTCCCAACTTAGTAGCGGCGGTGTCGGAAACTGGTGGGGATGCAGCAGCAAAAGCTATATGTACTACTGACTTAGTACCGAAATCAATAGCCCTAGAGACAACAATAGGCGATCGCACCGTGCGAATAGGCGGTATGTGCAAAGGAAGCGGGATGATTCATCCCAACATGGCGACAATGCTAGCCTTTGTGACTTGCGATGCAGCAGTTTCGCCATCGCTATGGCAGAAAATGTTGAGTAGAGCCGCAGATCAAAGTTTTAATCAAATTACAGTCGATGGCGATACAAGTACAAATGATAGTTTGTTTGCCTTAGCGAACGGTCAATCGCGGACACCTGCGATTACAGAGATGGGGGCTGAAGCTGAGAAATTGGAAGCAATGCTGACAGAAGTTTGTCAGTATTTAGCGAAGGCGATCGCGCGTGACGGAGAAGGTGCAACTTGCTTAATTGAAGTGCAAGTTACAGGCGCAGTTGATGAAGAAGCTGCACGTAAAGTAGCCAAAACAATTGTAGGTTCATCTTTAGTTAAGTCAGCAATTTTTGGTCGCGATCCAAACTGGGGAAGAATTGCAGCGGCGGCGGGACGTGCTGGGGTTGCTTTCGATCAAGAAAATTTGCGAATTCAGCTAGGCGATTTCTTAATGATGGAACATGGGCAACCCCAGCAATTCGATCGCGCAGCGGCGAGTGCTTATTTGAAAGCTGCGGCGGCTGGTGCTTATTTGAAAGAAGATACTGTTTTAATTTCGGTGAGTATTGGCAACGGTGCGGGTTCTGGTACAGCTTGGGGTTGTGACTTGAGTTACGACTACGTGAAGATTAACGCCGAGTATACGACATAA
- the cbiT gene encoding precorrin-6Y C5,15-methyltransferase subunit CbiT, producing MWPYVTPGIPDDLFERLPGIPLSKREVRVLMISLLRLKPNSVLWDIGAGTGTIPVETGLLCPKGRIVAVERDEEVASLIRRNCDRFDVRNVHVVEGSAPECLKDLPGPPHRVCIEGGRSIKEILQQVWQYLLPQGRVVATADNLESLYAVSESFAQLQARNIEVVQSAVNRLETRGTHQIFAAVNPIFILSGEKLD from the coding sequence ATGTGGCCTTATGTTACCCCTGGTATCCCCGATGATTTGTTCGAGCGTCTGCCTGGTATTCCCTTGAGTAAACGAGAAGTGCGGGTATTAATGATTTCCCTGCTCAGACTTAAACCAAACTCAGTGTTGTGGGATATTGGTGCAGGCACGGGCACGATACCAGTGGAAACTGGGTTGCTCTGTCCCAAAGGTAGGATAGTGGCGGTAGAAAGGGATGAGGAAGTGGCAAGTTTGATTCGCCGGAACTGCGATCGCTTTGACGTTCGCAATGTCCATGTCGTCGAAGGTAGTGCCCCAGAATGCCTGAAAGACCTACCCGGCCCTCCTCACCGGGTTTGCATTGAAGGGGGGCGTTCGATCAAAGAAATCCTCCAGCAAGTTTGGCAATACTTGCTACCGCAAGGCCGCGTGGTGGCTACAGCTGATAATCTAGAGAGTTTATATGCTGTCTCAGAAAGCTTTGCTCAGTTACAAGCCCGTAACATTGAGGTAGTCCAGTCAGCTGTCAATCGTCTGGAGACGCGGGGAACCCATCAAATTTTTGCGGCTGTAAATCCGATTTTTATCCTCAGCGGTGAGAAGCTAGATTAA
- a CDS encoding GNAT family N-acetyltransferase, protein MTNIIFRRASAADYPEIIALHKKNLFSNLSDIERQDGFLSIDISDPLLAAINEDVAVIVGVQEKVAIAYVCATTQEYSQQIPLLKYMMSLYPETMFQGQPLSNYRSFLYGPVCVAAAYRGTGILQGLFKALLAQVATQFNAGVAFVAKDNPRSLRAHTQKLGMEMLRDFEFNGKSYFILGFPVLPQSHS, encoded by the coding sequence ATGACGAATATCATTTTCAGACGAGCATCAGCGGCTGATTATCCTGAGATTATTGCTCTGCATAAAAAGAACCTTTTCTCGAATTTATCTGATATCGAGAGGCAGGATGGCTTTTTATCAATTGATATTAGCGATCCTCTGCTTGCAGCTATAAACGAAGACGTGGCGGTTATTGTCGGTGTGCAGGAGAAAGTAGCGATCGCATATGTTTGTGCAACCACTCAAGAATATTCTCAGCAGATTCCCTTGCTCAAATATATGATGAGCTTGTATCCTGAAACGATGTTTCAGGGGCAGCCTTTGAGCAATTATCGTTCTTTTTTGTATGGCCCCGTGTGTGTTGCGGCTGCTTACCGAGGGACTGGTATCCTACAAGGTTTGTTTAAAGCACTTCTAGCTCAAGTAGCCACACAGTTCAATGCTGGTGTTGCTTTTGTAGCAAAGGACAATCCGCGAAGTCTTCGGGCGCATACTCAAAAACTCGGTATGGAGATGCTCAGAGACTTTGAGTTTAACGGCAAATCGTACTTCATACTTGGATTTCCAGTGCTACCTCAATCGCATTCTTAA
- the hemH gene encoding ferrochelatase — protein MGRVGVLLLNLGGPDELEDVGPFLFNLFSDPEIIRIPFTSLQRPLAWLISTRRTKKSQENYKKIGGGSPLRRITEAQAMALQEKLQQKGQNVNVYVGMRYWHPYTEEAIVRIKRDNIDRVVILPLYPQFSISTSGSSFRLLEKLWQEDPALSRIEYTVIPSWYQQPKYLEAMAELIAKELDQFANPDEAHIFFSAHGVPVSYVEEAGDPYQKEIEECTALIMQTLNRPNAHTLAYQSRVGPVEWLKPYTEDAIAELGAQGVKNMAVVPISFVSEHIETLEEIDIEYREVAEKAGIHNFRRVSAPNTHPLFIESLTDLVVDALNAPAVKLSQVPQLKKQVKMYPQESWEWGLTTTAEIWNGRLAMLGFLALILELITGRGLLHFVGIL, from the coding sequence ATGGGTCGAGTTGGAGTTTTGCTGCTAAATCTAGGCGGGCCGGATGAATTAGAGGATGTCGGGCCTTTTCTGTTCAATCTGTTTTCCGACCCAGAAATTATCCGCATACCGTTTACGTCGCTACAACGACCCCTTGCATGGTTGATTTCCACCCGGAGAACCAAAAAATCGCAAGAGAACTACAAGAAAATTGGCGGCGGTTCGCCACTGCGGCGGATCACAGAAGCGCAGGCGATGGCGCTACAGGAAAAATTGCAGCAAAAAGGGCAAAATGTCAACGTATATGTGGGGATGCGCTACTGGCATCCTTATACAGAAGAGGCAATCGTCCGCATTAAGCGCGACAACATCGATCGCGTTGTAATTTTACCTTTATATCCCCAATTCTCCATCAGCACAAGCGGTTCAAGTTTTAGGCTTTTAGAAAAACTGTGGCAAGAAGACCCAGCACTGTCGCGAATTGAATATACAGTAATTCCCTCATGGTATCAGCAGCCCAAATACCTCGAAGCAATGGCGGAGCTGATTGCCAAAGAACTCGACCAATTTGCCAATCCTGATGAGGCTCACATTTTCTTCAGCGCTCATGGTGTTCCAGTGAGTTACGTTGAAGAAGCGGGAGATCCATACCAGAAAGAAATTGAGGAATGCACTGCTTTAATTATGCAGACCCTCAATCGACCCAACGCGCATACCTTGGCTTACCAGAGTAGAGTGGGGCCAGTTGAGTGGCTAAAGCCATACACTGAAGATGCGATCGCAGAACTCGGTGCCCAAGGCGTTAAAAATATGGCTGTCGTGCCTATAAGCTTTGTTTCCGAACACATCGAAACTCTCGAAGAAATTGATATCGAATATCGAGAAGTAGCCGAAAAAGCTGGCATTCACAACTTCCGTCGCGTGAGTGCGCCCAATACTCATCCCCTCTTCATTGAATCACTCACCGATCTGGTAGTTGATGCCCTCAATGCGCCTGCGGTGAAGCTATCGCAAGTCCCACAGCTTAAGAAACAAGTCAAAATGTACCCGCAAGAAAGTTGGGAGTGGGGTCTGACTACAACGGCAGAAATTTGGAACGGACGTCTGGCGATGCTGGGCTTTCTAGCGTTAATCCTAGAGTTAATAACTGGTCGCGGACTTCTGCACTTCGTAGGAATTTTGTAA
- a CDS encoding serine/threonine-protein kinase, with the protein MVWAAGKQLQGGRYVIEKVLGEGGFGITYKALHKLLNQLVVIKTPNQRLKYDPDEYPKYLQRFKEEGQRLARLSEKPHPNIVRVSNLFEEGGTYYLVMDFVPGVSLESLVRRRGALPQEEAIEYVRQIGAALTIVHKANLVHRDAHPGNIMVQNDGKAVLIDFGIAADLALKVNTSKHPANRAFAPPEQEEGSGEPTVDIYTLTASLYYAVTGQFPSWQRQGNKPKLVPPKQFANISDDLNQAILKGMELDARKRPQSVQEWLKLLEVANRAAPAPPPQRTIRRNFNWQALGELVAFFLYNTLMTLSFCIIFDWDWTLNWVAALGIGLILFNTLVWCLASYYFYLHYFQLRFGEIFFMIVLLGNTLWLFGGGR; encoded by the coding sequence ATGGTTTGGGCAGCAGGAAAGCAGTTGCAGGGCGGGCGATACGTCATTGAAAAAGTTCTGGGAGAAGGGGGCTTCGGGATTACCTACAAAGCACTACACAAACTGCTAAATCAGCTAGTCGTGATTAAAACGCCCAACCAGAGACTAAAATATGACCCCGACGAATACCCCAAGTATTTGCAGCGATTCAAGGAGGAAGGGCAGCGACTGGCAAGGCTGTCTGAAAAGCCGCATCCCAATATTGTGCGCGTCAGCAATTTGTTTGAAGAGGGCGGAACATACTACCTGGTGATGGATTTTGTGCCAGGGGTGAGTTTGGAATCTTTAGTGCGGCGTCGGGGGGCGTTACCTCAAGAAGAAGCAATCGAGTATGTACGACAAATTGGGGCAGCCCTAACCATAGTACACAAGGCGAATCTGGTGCATCGGGATGCTCACCCAGGTAACATTATGGTGCAGAACGATGGTAAAGCTGTGCTGATTGATTTTGGCATTGCTGCGGATCTTGCCCTAAAGGTAAATACTTCTAAGCATCCTGCAAATAGGGCCTTTGCTCCCCCTGAACAGGAAGAAGGCAGTGGTGAGCCAACTGTAGATATTTACACTCTTACTGCATCTTTATACTATGCGGTGACTGGCCAATTCCCTAGTTGGCAACGACAGGGAAACAAGCCCAAATTAGTTCCACCGAAGCAATTTGCTAATATCAGCGATGACTTGAATCAGGCAATTCTCAAAGGGATGGAATTAGACGCAAGAAAGCGCCCTCAGTCGGTGCAGGAATGGTTGAAGTTGCTGGAAGTGGCGAATCGCGCTGCTCCGGCTCCTCCACCCCAACGAACAATAAGAAGAAATTTTAATTGGCAGGCGCTGGGCGAGCTGGTAGCATTCTTTCTATACAACACTTTAATGACCCTCTCATTCTGCATTATATTTGATTGGGATTGGACTTTGAATTGGGTTGCTGCTTTGGGTATTGGTTTGATTCTTTTTAATACCCTCGTTTGGTGTTTAGCTTCTTATTATTTTTATTTGCATTATTTCCAATTGCGGTTCGGCGAGATCTTCTTCATGATTGTGCTACTAGGAAATACTTTATGGCTATTTGGGGGGGGCCGTTGA
- a CDS encoding adenylate kinase: MLRRISVVGTSGSGKTTLARQISQILAITHVELDALHWEPNWTEAPKYLFRDRVLQALSGDSWVVDGNYTAVRDIVWGRADTIVWLDYSLPVMLSRVVRRTLRRVLMQEELWSGNRETWQTTFSRASIILWLLQTYQKNRKEYPILFSKQEYGHLQIVHLRSPQITKNWLFTIKP, encoded by the coding sequence ATGTTAAGACGGATTTCTGTGGTCGGCACAAGTGGTTCGGGCAAGACAACTTTAGCGCGTCAAATATCGCAAATTCTTGCCATTACCCATGTGGAATTAGATGCACTCCACTGGGAACCGAACTGGACGGAAGCACCAAAATATCTCTTTCGCGATCGCGTATTACAAGCTTTGAGTGGCGACAGTTGGGTTGTTGATGGAAATTACACCGCAGTGCGCGATATCGTTTGGGGTCGAGCTGATACAATTGTTTGGCTAGATTACTCTTTACCAGTCATGCTTTCACGGGTGGTGCGTCGCACTTTGCGGCGGGTGTTAATGCAAGAAGAACTCTGGAGTGGAAACCGCGAAACATGGCAAACAACTTTCAGCCGCGCTTCGATTATTTTGTGGCTGCTTCAAACTTATCAAAAAAACCGAAAAGAATATCCAATTTTATTTAGCAAACAGGAATATGGCCATCTTCAAATAGTACATCTGCGATCGCCACAGATTACAAAAAATTGGCTATTTACTATAAAACCGTAA
- the gatB gene encoding Asp-tRNA(Asn)/Glu-tRNA(Gln) amidotransferase subunit GatB has translation MTTAAPVKTKYEAIIGLETHCQLNTATKIFCSCSTEFGATPNQNVCPICMGMPGVLPVLNERVLEYAVKAGLALNCQIAPYSKFDRKQYFYPDLPKNYQISQYDLPIAEHGWLEIELTDEAGNPIRKKVGITRLHMEEDAGKLVHAGSDRLSGSTHSLVDYNRTGVPLVEIVSEPDIRSGQEAAEYAQELRRILIYLGVSDGNMQEGSLRCDVNISVRPVGQEKFGTKVEIKNMNSFNAIQRAIEYEIERQTAAIEAGDRIVQETRLWEEGSQRTISMRVKEGSSDYRYFPEPDLAPIQVPSGQLEHWKSELPELAAHKRRRYESDLGLSAYDARVLTDDRGVTEYFEAAVAFGANPKQAANWVMGDISAYLNQEKLNISALALKPATLAELISLIEDNTISGKIAKEILPELLSKGGSAKALVESKGLVQISDAGALETIIDEILVSNPKELEQYRSGKTKLLGFFVGQVMKKTEGRANPKLINEILAKKLNA, from the coding sequence ATGACCACTGCTGCTCCGGTAAAAACTAAGTACGAAGCCATCATCGGTTTGGAAACTCATTGCCAACTGAATACCGCTACCAAGATTTTTTGTAGTTGTTCGACGGAATTTGGTGCGACTCCAAACCAAAATGTCTGCCCAATATGTATGGGGATGCCTGGGGTATTACCAGTACTGAATGAAAGGGTGCTGGAGTACGCTGTTAAAGCAGGACTGGCACTTAATTGTCAAATTGCTCCCTATAGCAAATTCGACCGCAAGCAATACTTTTATCCCGACCTACCTAAAAATTATCAGATTTCCCAGTACGATTTGCCTATTGCGGAACACGGTTGGCTAGAAATTGAGCTAACTGATGAGGCTGGCAATCCTATCCGCAAAAAGGTTGGTATCACCCGCCTGCATATGGAGGAAGATGCTGGGAAACTGGTTCACGCAGGTAGCGATCGCCTCTCTGGTTCTACTCACTCGCTCGTAGACTACAATCGCACTGGCGTACCTTTGGTAGAAATTGTATCGGAACCGGATATCCGTTCTGGTCAAGAAGCGGCTGAATATGCCCAAGAATTGCGCCGAATTCTGATTTATCTGGGCGTCAGCGACGGGAATATGCAAGAAGGTTCGCTGCGCTGCGACGTGAATATATCAGTGCGTCCAGTTGGACAAGAGAAGTTTGGCACGAAGGTAGAAATCAAAAATATGAACTCCTTCAACGCCATCCAACGCGCCATTGAGTATGAAATTGAGCGTCAAACCGCAGCTATAGAAGCAGGCGATCGCATTGTACAAGAAACTCGGCTGTGGGAAGAAGGCAGCCAGCGCACTATCAGCATGCGCGTCAAAGAAGGTTCTAGCGATTATCGCTATTTTCCAGAACCAGACTTGGCTCCTATTCAAGTACCATCAGGGCAATTGGAGCATTGGAAGTCAGAATTACCCGAACTCGCAGCCCACAAGCGCCGTCGTTACGAAAGCGATTTAGGTCTTTCTGCCTATGATGCCCGCGTGCTAACCGACGATCGCGGGGTAACGGAGTATTTTGAAGCTGCTGTTGCCTTCGGAGCCAATCCCAAGCAAGCCGCTAACTGGGTGATGGGGGATATCAGTGCTTATCTCAATCAAGAGAAACTGAACATCAGCGCACTAGCACTCAAACCCGCTACTCTAGCTGAACTAATCTCTTTAATTGAAGACAACACCATCAGCGGCAAAATCGCTAAGGAGATTTTGCCAGAGTTGCTCTCTAAGGGGGGTTCGGCTAAGGCATTGGTTGAGTCTAAGGGACTTGTGCAAATCTCCGACGCTGGGGCGCTCGAAACCATTATTGATGAAATTTTGGTGTCAAATCCCAAAGAATTGGAACAGTACCGCAGCGGCAAAACTAAGCTGCTGGGCTTTTTTGTGGGACAGGTGATGAAGAAAACTGAGGGACGGGCTAACCCGAAGCTGATCAACGAAATTCTGGCTAAGAAGCTCAATGCTTGA
- a CDS encoding serine protease, producing MKVREMMRSRKLSKKSFLKLLTLGLSLYALILLPFIVMGISARLCVDRGRSLEKQGKLNDAIASYRQATKFNSSYLYAHVLLGDALRKKGKFDEAIAAYNKAILLDRNYVYAHQSLGNALKQQGKIDAAIAVYQNAIELNPKDAVSYSILGRALYERGKLDSAIAAYKKAIEIDPKIATNYINISLALNKQEKLDSALAAYKKAIELDPKLANKHKKLGEALAYDKKQDAALTTYRQAIKRNPKDASAYNNFAQALYEQEKLDKAIAAYRQAIKLNPKYVSAYNNLGDALTEKGKLDSAIAAYRQTIKLNPSSASAYNNLGNALRNDGKLKSAIAAYRQSIKINDKNASAHNNLGFVLQQQGKFKEAIKEFSLAIQLDQIWKTPKINLSETQRLLAIRDNPNILARAERLPSKNKEPLVSLKRSIVRIILKTHSNYRTGAGWVVKREGNTAWLVTNRHVVTDKNERQYQKIEVEFYSEPRPNQFRKRRAAEITKISKADDQLDLALLKVTEIPKDIKPLPISSIAISPGTPVTIIGHPITGNDWAAIKGRVRNNIDGELQLSTIVTGGHFGSPVLDQNNRVVGIVWAGKLLDRTTTAPDKPGYGIAFPMKPVIEQLQSWGID from the coding sequence GTGAAAGTGAGAGAAATGATGCGATCGCGTAAATTATCTAAAAAATCATTCCTAAAATTATTGACGCTGGGATTAAGTTTGTATGCGCTTATATTACTGCCATTTATTGTAATGGGCATTAGCGCCCGCCTTTGTGTCGATCGAGGCAGGAGTTTGGAAAAGCAAGGGAAACTAAATGACGCGATCGCATCTTACCGACAAGCTACTAAATTTAACTCTAGCTATTTGTATGCTCACGTTCTTCTGGGTGATGCTCTTAGAAAAAAAGGTAAATTTGATGAAGCGATCGCGGCTTATAATAAAGCTATTCTACTCGACCGTAATTATGTGTATGCTCACCAATCTTTGGGCAATGCGCTCAAACAGCAGGGTAAAATAGATGCGGCGATCGCTGTTTACCAAAACGCTATCGAGCTTAATCCCAAAGATGCTGTTTCTTATTCTATTCTAGGTCGTGCGCTATACGAGCGGGGTAAATTAGACAGTGCGATCGCTGCTTACAAAAAAGCTATCGAAATCGACCCTAAAATTGCAACTAATTACATCAATATAAGTTTAGCACTGAACAAACAGGAGAAATTAGACAGCGCGCTCGCTGCTTACAAAAAAGCCATAGAACTCGATCCTAAGTTAGCCAATAAGCACAAAAAGCTGGGTGAGGCATTAGCTTACGATAAAAAACAAGACGCAGCATTAACAACTTACCGACAAGCAATTAAACGCAATCCAAAAGATGCCAGCGCTTACAACAATTTTGCCCAAGCGCTATACGAACAGGAGAAATTAGACAAAGCGATCGCTGCTTATCGACAAGCAATTAAGCTCAATCCGAAATATGTCTCTGCTTACAATAATTTAGGCGATGCGCTGACAGAAAAAGGAAAATTAGACAGTGCGATCGCAGCTTACAGACAAACTATTAAACTCAACCCATCATCTGCCTCTGCTTACAATAATTTGGGCAATGCGTTAAGAAATGATGGTAAACTCAAGAGCGCGATCGCTGCCTATCGCCAGTCCATCAAAATCAATGACAAAAATGCCTCTGCTCACAACAATTTAGGTTTTGTTCTACAGCAGCAAGGAAAATTTAAAGAAGCTATTAAAGAGTTTAGTTTAGCGATACAATTAGACCAAATTTGGAAAACACCTAAAATTAATCTCAGTGAAACACAGCGTCTTTTAGCTATTCGCGATAACCCCAATATTTTAGCACGAGCAGAACGATTGCCAAGTAAAAATAAAGAACCTTTAGTTTCCCTCAAGCGTTCTATCGTAAGGATTATTTTAAAGACACATTCCAATTATCGTACTGGTGCAGGATGGGTAGTTAAACGTGAGGGAAATACAGCTTGGCTTGTCACAAATCGCCATGTTGTAACAGATAAAAATGAGCGGCAATATCAGAAAATTGAGGTTGAGTTTTATAGCGAACCCCGACCCAATCAATTCCGCAAGCGACGAGCCGCTGAAATTACTAAAATTAGCAAAGCTGACGATCAACTGGATTTAGCTTTACTGAAAGTTACCGAAATTCCCAAGGATATCAAACCCTTACCCATATCTTCAATAGCTATTTCTCCGGGCACACCAGTTACTATCATCGGACACCCGATAACTGGCAATGATTGGGCAGCCATAAAAGGACGAGTCCGCAATAATATAGATGGAGAATTACAACTATCAACCATTGTAACCGGAGGCCATTTTGGTAGTCCTGTTTTAGACCAGAATAATCGTGTTGTGGGCATCGTGTGGGCAGGAAAATTATTAGATAGAACCACTACAGCACCAGATAAACCTGGGTATGGTATTGCTTTTCCTATGAAACCAGTTATAGAACAACTGCAAAGCTGGGGAATAGACTAG